The Stegostoma tigrinum isolate sSteTig4 unplaced genomic scaffold, sSteTig4.hap1 scaffold_288, whole genome shotgun sequence genome has a segment encoding these proteins:
- the LOC132208090 gene encoding uncharacterized protein LOC132208090 isoform X3 — MDVRRSTLSIVIPIVLSYQSVCIPGRMCSCGLRSCGGHGSGTAVSSLYAAEPTPEERAQRIAKAVRKQSTEVKENWEQLKTRASNWQKQVEKALEKLQELQKALDDLEAHVITAEGVHTDWQPVGDLLIDSLQDHIDKTTGKDYLQNLRLGFERQQPLFWRDNGNCRCWRTRDNTVWNWMKTAGQAASQEHKS, encoded by the exons atggatgtcagacg tagcacgctgagtattgttatcccgatagttctttcgtatcagtccgtgtgtattcctgggcgaatgtgctcgtgtggtctcaggagttgcggaggtcacggctctgggacagccgtttcatcgctctatgctgcag aacctaccccggaagagagagcccagagaattgccaaagctgtccgcaaacagtcaacagaagtgaaggaaaattgggagcaattgaaaacccgtgcgagcaactggcagaaacaggtggaaaaggcgttggagaaacttcaagaactgcagaaagcgctggatgatcttgaggctcatgtgataacagctgagggggtccacactgattggcaacctgtgggtgacctgcttattgactcattgcaggatcacattgataaaaccaca ggtaaggactatctgcaaaatctgagattgggttttgaaagacagcagcctttgttttggagagataatgggaactgcagatgctggagaacgcgagataacaccgtgtggaactggatgaagacagcaggccaagcagcatctcaggagcacaaaagctga
- the LOC132208090 gene encoding uncharacterized protein LOC132208090 isoform X2 — protein sequence MLVFSSSTLSIVIPIVLSYQSVCIPGRMCSCGLRSCGGHGSGTAVSSLYAAEPTPEERAQRIAKAVRKQSTEVKENWEQLKTRASNWQKQVEKALEKLQELQKALDDLEAHVITAEGVHTDWQPVGDLLIDSLQDHIDKTTGKDYLQNLRLGFERQQPLFWRDNGNCRCWRTRDNTVWNWMKTAGQAASQEHKS from the exons atgcttgtcttttccagtagcacgctgagtattgttatcccgatagttctttcgtatcagtccgtgtgtattcctgggcgaatgtgctcgtgtggtctcaggagttgcggaggtcacggctctgggacagccgtttcatcgctctatgctgcag aacctaccccggaagagagagcccagagaattgccaaagctgtccgcaaacagtcaacagaagtgaaggaaaattgggagcaattgaaaacccgtgcgagcaactggcagaaacaggtggaaaaggcgttggagaaacttcaagaactgcagaaagcgctggatgatcttgaggctcatgtgataacagctgagggggtccacactgattggcaacctgtgggtgacctgcttattgactcattgcaggatcacattgataaaaccaca ggtaaggactatctgcaaaatctgagattgggttttgaaagacagcagcctttgttttggagagataatgggaactgcagatgctggagaacgcgagataacaccgtgtggaactggatgaagacagcaggccaagcagcatctcaggagcacaaaagctga
- the LOC132208090 gene encoding utrophin-like isoform X4 has product MLVFSSSTLSIVIPIVLSYQSVCIPGRMCSCGLRSCGGHGSGTAVSSLYAAEPTPEERAQRIAKAVRKQSTEVKENWEQLKTRASNWQKQVEKALEKLQELQKALDDLEAHVITAEGVHTDWQPVGDLLIDSLQDHIDKTTVTFLEQVWFPSDETTFRHTPFIMRFNCSKMRRIFIH; this is encoded by the exons atgcttgtcttttccagtagcacgctgagtattgttatcccgatagttctttcgtatcagtccgtgtgtattcctgggcgaatgtgctcgtgtggtctcaggagttgcggaggtcacggctctgggacagccgtttcatcgctctatgctgcag aacctaccccggaagagagagcccagagaattgccaaagctgtccgcaaacagtcaacagaagtgaaggaaaattgggagcaattgaaaacccgtgcgagcaactggcagaaacaggtggaaaaggcgttggagaaacttcaagaactgcagaaagcgctggatgatcttgaggctcatgtgataacagctgagggggtccacactgattggcaacctgtgggtgacctgcttattgactcattgcaggatcacattgataaaaccacagtaa ctttcctggagcaagtctggtttccttcggatgagacgactttcagacatactccctttattatgagatttaattgcagtaaaatgaggaggatttttattcactga
- the LOC132208090 gene encoding mucin-2-like isoform X1, whose amino-acid sequence MEMGYSASVKCSQRIAPSSPDPLSATCPLRPAPLTATFPIRPDPLTANCPLRSDPLAATCPYSRDPLTPTSACSPDPLTPTSACSPDPLTVTRPCSPDLLTATSLCRPDPLTANYPCSPDPLIATCPCSPDPLSATRPFSPVPITRTCPLHPYPLTATCPLSPQPLTATCHLSLDPLTATSPLCPDPLTATCPLRADPLTATCPLRADPLTVTCPCSPGPDTVTCPLTPDPLNIEETKQRLGDRFAEHLHSVRNKQLHLPVANHFNSPSHSLDDMSIMGLLQCHNNATRRLQEQQLIIRFGTLQPNGINVDFTSFKNSPSPTASQNQPSSSPPATASQNQPSCSLPPTPAQPFPSPDTSPAVPFPRLLPKTSPACLRLLNLLFLSPIPSSHLKPHLHFLPTTSSCLLDLSIFPGLNYPLPPSSPVLSSLPILFSLHLRSASPPLPIYSSSLSHPRLS is encoded by the coding sequence atggaaatgggatacagtgcctcagtgaaatgctcacaacgaattgccccctccagtcctgacccgctctcagcaacttgccccctccgtcctgccccgctcacagcgactttccccatccgtcctgacccgctgacagcgaattGTCCCCTCCGTTCTGACCCactcgcagcgacctgcccctacagtcgtgacccgctcacaccgactagcgcctgcagtcctgacccgctcacaccgactagcgcctgcagtcctgacccgctcacagtgactcgcccctgcagtcctgacctgctcacagcgacttctctctgcagacctgacccactcacagcgaattacccctgcagtcctgacccgctcattgcgacttgcccctgcagtcctgaccccctctcagcgactcgccccttcagtcctgtcccaatcacaaggacttgccctctccatccttacccgctcacagcgacttgccccctcagtcctcagcccctcacagcgacttgccacctcagtcttgacccactcacagcgacctcccccctctgtcctgaccccctcacagcaacctgccccctccgtgctgaccccctcacagcaacctgccccctccgtgctgacccgctcacagtgacttgcccctgcagtcctggccccgacacagtgacctgccccctcactcctgacccgctcaacattgaggaaaccaagcagaggcttggggaccgctttgcagaacacctccactcggttcgcaacaaacaactgcacctcccagtcgcgaaccattttaactccccctcccattccttggacgacatgtccatcatgggcctcctgcagtgccacaataatgccacccgaaggttgcaagaacagcaactcataatccgctttggaaccctgcaacccaatggtatcaatgtggacttcacaagcttcaaaaactccccctccccaactgcatcccaaaaccagcccagttcttcccctcccgcgactgcttcacaaaaccagcccagctgttcccttcccccgacACCAGCCCAGCCGTTCCCTTCCCCCGACACCAGCCCAGccgttcccttcccccgactgcttcccaaaaccagcccagcctgtctccgcctccttaacctgttgttcctctcacccatcccttcctcccacctcaagccacacctccatttcctacctaccacctcatcctgcctccttgacctgtccatcttccctggactgaactatcccctccctccctcctcacctgtactctcctctctacctatcttgttttctctccatcttcggtccgcatccccccctctgcctatttattccagttccctctcccatccccgtctctcatga